The following proteins come from a genomic window of Chryseobacterium glaciei:
- a CDS encoding cryptochrome/photolyase family protein produces the protein MNKINIFWFRRDLRLEDNCGLHEALQSGVKVLPIFIFDREILDQLSDKNDKRVDYIHQALTEINQELKEYGTAIKTFYGKPSDIFEKLIEEFDVDTVFCNRDYEPQAIKRDQKIAEFLATKEVKFSAHKDQVIFEENDILKSDQTPYTVFTPYSKKWKENINKVEIKDFEIDFKNFLPIKTPENILSLKEIGFEKAEFEFLKPSLDSKIIDSYDKNRDFPALDHTTHLGIALRFGTISVRKCVKFAQKHNETWLSELIWREFFMQILFHFPHVVTQCFKQKYENIQWRNNEDEFKAWSEGNTGYPIIDAGMRQLNQTGFMHNRVRMVVASFLTKHLLIDWRWGEAYFAQKLLDYDLSANNGNWQWAAGCGCDAAPYFRIFNPEEQTKKFDKDLKYIKKWLPQDALLNRPIVDHKLARERALKTYKEGLIVE, from the coding sequence ATGAACAAAATTAATATATTCTGGTTTAGACGTGATCTGAGACTGGAGGACAATTGTGGCTTGCATGAAGCTTTACAATCGGGTGTAAAAGTCCTTCCTATCTTTATTTTTGACCGTGAGATTTTAGATCAATTGAGTGATAAAAATGATAAAAGGGTAGACTATATTCATCAGGCTTTAACTGAAATCAATCAGGAATTAAAAGAATATGGAACTGCCATTAAAACATTTTACGGAAAACCTTCTGATATTTTCGAAAAATTGATTGAAGAATTTGATGTTGATACCGTTTTCTGTAACCGTGATTATGAACCCCAAGCCATCAAACGAGACCAAAAGATAGCTGAATTTTTAGCAACAAAAGAAGTGAAATTTTCGGCTCATAAAGATCAGGTTATTTTTGAAGAAAACGATATTCTTAAAAGTGACCAAACTCCGTACACCGTTTTTACACCATATTCCAAAAAATGGAAAGAAAATATAAATAAAGTTGAGATTAAAGATTTTGAGATCGATTTTAAAAACTTCCTTCCTATAAAAACTCCCGAAAATATTCTAAGTCTTAAAGAAATCGGATTTGAAAAGGCAGAATTTGAATTTTTAAAACCTTCTTTAGATTCAAAAATTATAGATTCGTACGATAAAAATCGTGATTTTCCGGCTTTAGATCATACGACTCATTTGGGAATTGCTTTAAGATTTGGAACAATTTCAGTACGAAAATGTGTGAAATTTGCCCAAAAACATAATGAAACTTGGTTAAGCGAATTGATCTGGAGAGAATTTTTCATGCAGATTTTATTTCATTTCCCGCATGTTGTGACTCAATGTTTTAAACAGAAATACGAAAATATCCAATGGCGGAATAATGAAGATGAATTCAAAGCGTGGAGTGAAGGCAATACAGGATATCCAATTATAGATGCAGGAATGCGACAGCTGAACCAAACAGGTTTTATGCACAATCGTGTAAGAATGGTCGTTGCCAGCTTTCTTACCAAACATTTGTTGATCGATTGGAGATGGGGTGAGGCTTATTTTGCTCAAAAACTTTTAGATTATGACCTTTCAGCCAACAACGGAAACTGGCAGTGGGCGGCAGGTTGTGGTTGCGATGCTGCGCCGTATTTTAGAATATTCAACCCTGAAGAACAGACTAAGAAGTTTGATAAAGATTTAAAGTATATCAAAAAATGGCTTCCTCAGGATGCTTTGCTAAACAGGCCTATTGTAGATCACAAATTGGCTAGAGAAAGGGCTTTAAAAACGTATAAAGAAGGATTGATTGTAGAATAA
- a CDS encoding lycopene cyclase domain-containing protein: protein MHHYTYLLINFFTVFICFIFSFHHKIKFNRHFGAFSSASFLVALVFIVWDAWFTKIGVWWFNDHYLLGIRILNLPIEEILFFICIPFSCVFTYFCLDKFFNLNWKLLPEKIFVIISIILALIIAAYFHDKIYTFMTFLTTAVSIFLLYFVLKARWIGKASFIYLILMPGFLAVNGILTGTGLESPIVNYNPQNFMGIRMLTIPLEDTVYGYEMILWNLFLFQKFKKNEQN, encoded by the coding sequence ATGCATCACTATACCTATCTGTTAATCAATTTTTTTACGGTATTTATCTGTTTTATTTTTTCGTTTCATCATAAAATAAAATTCAACAGACATTTCGGAGCTTTTTCCTCTGCTTCCTTTTTGGTGGCTTTGGTTTTTATAGTTTGGGACGCGTGGTTTACGAAAATAGGCGTGTGGTGGTTTAACGATCATTACCTTTTGGGAATCAGGATTTTAAACTTGCCGATTGAAGAAATATTATTTTTTATTTGTATTCCTTTTTCATGTGTATTTACCTATTTCTGTTTAGATAAATTTTTCAATCTCAATTGGAAACTACTTCCCGAAAAAATATTTGTGATTATCAGTATCATTTTAGCCTTAATCATTGCAGCTTATTTCCATGATAAGATTTATACATTCATGACGTTTCTTACAACTGCTGTGAGCATCTTTTTGCTATATTTTGTATTGAAAGCAAGATGGATCGGCAAAGCATCTTTCATCTATTTGATTTTAATGCCCGGTTTTTTAGCAGTAAATGGAATTCTAACAGGAACCGGACTGGAATCGCCAATCGTGAATTATAATCCTCAAAACTTCATGGGAATAAGAATGTTAACCATTCCATTAGAAGACACGGTTTATGGCTATGAAATGATTTTGTGGAATCTCTTTTTATTTCAAAAATTTAAGAAAAATGAACAAAATTAA
- a CDS encoding sterol desaturase family protein, translating to MNFLIVISTFFIMEGMTWLIHKYVMHGFLWSLHRDHHDYSNEGHVEKNDYFFLIFALPTIALMYYGTVNNYNIYFYIAVGIALYGMAYFFVHDIFIHQRIKFLRDTKNPYLLSIRRAHKQHHKHTGKERGECFGFLWVPIKYFKMYFNRNKS from the coding sequence ATGAATTTTCTGATTGTCATAAGTACATTTTTCATCATGGAAGGCATGACGTGGCTGATTCATAAATACGTCATGCACGGTTTTTTATGGTCGCTTCACAGAGATCATCATGATTACAGTAATGAAGGTCATGTTGAAAAAAACGATTACTTTTTCTTGATTTTTGCCCTTCCAACCATCGCTTTGATGTATTACGGAACGGTCAATAACTACAACATCTACTTTTATATTGCTGTTGGAATTGCTTTGTATGGGATGGCTTATTTTTTTGTTCATGATATTTTCATTCATCAAAGGATAAAGTTTTTGAGAGATACAAAAAATCCATATTTATTGTCGATCAGACGCGCACATAAACAGCATCATAAGCATACAGGAAAAGAAAGAGGAGAGTGCTTTGGGTTTTTATGGGTTCCGATTAAATATTTCAAAATGTATTTTAATAGAAATAAATCATAA
- a CDS encoding SRPBCC family protein translates to MVHRLYKEQQLNCDLATAWKFFSSANNLSKITPEDMKFVVLTKTDDDEIYEGMIIDYHVSPLLGIKMNWTTEIKQVNFQKSFTDYQQKGPYKLWNHFHEFIVNDKGVLMKDTVDYELPMGFLGEIAHKLFVKSKLEHIFSYRNKVLDKMFNNK, encoded by the coding sequence ATGGTACACAGACTTTATAAAGAACAGCAATTGAATTGTGATTTAGCAACCGCGTGGAAATTTTTCTCCTCGGCCAATAATCTGTCTAAGATCACTCCGGAAGACATGAAATTTGTTGTTTTGACTAAAACAGATGACGACGAAATTTATGAAGGAATGATTATCGATTACCATGTTTCGCCTTTGTTAGGCATTAAAATGAACTGGACAACAGAGATCAAACAAGTTAATTTTCAAAAAAGTTTTACCGATTATCAGCAAAAAGGACCTTATAAATTATGGAATCATTTTCATGAATTTATCGTAAATGATAAAGGAGTTTTAATGAAAGATACGGTCGACTACGAACTACCAATGGGATTTTTAGGTGAAATTGCTCACAAACTTTTTGTGAAAAGTAAGCTGGAGCATATTTTCAGCTATCGAAATAAAGTTTTAGACAAAATGTTTAACAATAAATAA
- a CDS encoding phytoene/squalene synthase family protein encodes MKKLFDELSYRVSKETTKQYSTSFSLGILALSPKIRNPIYAVYGYVRLADEIVDSFHGYDKEKLLAKFREETAQALEDRISLNPILQSFQDTVHRFDIDQKLINQFLDSMQMDLQKVDYNSDLYKQYILGSAEVVGLMCLQIFVEGNVAEFERLKPFAMKLGSAFQKVNFLRDMKDDYQILGRSYFPDVDITLFDNKIKADIEKDIEKEFNEALIGIKKLPNSSRFGVYLAYRYYISLFRKIKRTSAHKIINQRIRISNSKKISLMMSSYLQYKTSFL; translated from the coding sequence ATGAAAAAATTATTTGATGAACTTTCTTATCGGGTAAGTAAAGAAACAACCAAACAGTATAGCACAAGCTTTTCTTTGGGTATTTTGGCGTTGTCTCCGAAAATCAGAAACCCGATTTATGCAGTGTATGGATATGTGCGTTTGGCGGATGAAATTGTAGACAGTTTTCATGGATATGATAAAGAAAAACTGCTTGCCAAATTCAGGGAAGAAACTGCTCAGGCTTTGGAGGATAGAATTTCATTAAACCCTATTCTTCAGTCGTTTCAGGATACGGTTCATCGTTTTGATATTGATCAAAAATTAATCAATCAGTTTTTGGATAGCATGCAGATGGATCTTCAGAAAGTAGATTATAATTCAGATCTTTATAAACAATATATTTTAGGCTCTGCAGAAGTGGTGGGTTTAATGTGTTTGCAGATATTTGTGGAAGGGAATGTTGCTGAATTTGAAAGGCTTAAGCCTTTTGCAATGAAATTAGGTTCGGCTTTTCAAAAAGTAAATTTTTTAAGAGACATGAAAGATGATTATCAGATTTTGGGACGAAGTTATTTTCCGGATGTAGATATTACTTTGTTCGACAATAAAATTAAAGCTGATATTGAAAAAGACATCGAAAAAGAATTTAATGAAGCCTTAATTGGAATTAAAAAACTTCCCAATTCATCAAGATTTGGAGTGTATTTGGCTTATCGTTATTATATTTCACTTTTTAGAAAAATTAAAAGAACTTCGGCTCATAAAATCATTAATCAAAGGATAAGAATTTCAAACAGTAAGAAGATTTCTTTAATGATGAGCAGTTATTTACAGTATAAAACTTCATTTTTATAA
- a CDS encoding phytoene desaturase family protein: MRKKIAIIGSGFSGLSAAAYSAKEGHEVHVFEKNSEVGGRARKFVTDNGYTFDMGPSWYWMPDIIESFFEDFGKKTSDFFQLVPLDPQFEMVFSDSKMNIPHSYTEMRDLFEKTEKGSGKKLDEFMEDARYKYEVGMKEFVNKPCHSWFEFVSPKIAKSALKLDLLTNFKKFVRKYFSDPKLITLMEFPVIFLGAAPKDIPALYSLMNYGGYKLGTWYPMGGFSKVIDAMKNVAESQGVKFHFNSNVEQIIVKNSKATSLLVNEKEIDFDTIIASSDYHHTESKLLPEEFRNYKESYWEKLTFAPSCLIYYLGFKEKIPNLKHHTLFFENDLDLHTTEIYEDKKWPTKPLFYACCPSKTDPNVAPENCENVFLLMPVATGIEDSEMEREKYFLEMIVRLEKHTGISNLLPKIDYKKSYCIKDFKEDYNAYEGNAYGLANTLSQTAVLKPSLRNKKVKNLFYTGQLTVPGPGVPPSIISGKIAAIEATKTN, from the coding sequence ATGAGAAAGAAAATAGCCATCATTGGTTCAGGGTTTTCGGGATTGTCGGCTGCTGCCTATTCTGCAAAAGAAGGTCATGAAGTTCATGTCTTTGAGAAGAATAGTGAAGTAGGAGGCAGAGCCAGAAAATTCGTCACAGATAATGGTTATACTTTCGATATGGGACCGAGTTGGTATTGGATGCCTGATATTATAGAATCTTTTTTTGAAGATTTTGGTAAAAAAACGTCTGATTTTTTTCAGCTTGTACCGCTTGATCCTCAATTTGAAATGGTATTTTCAGACAGTAAAATGAATATCCCTCACAGCTATACTGAAATGCGGGATTTGTTTGAAAAAACAGAAAAAGGTTCCGGTAAAAAGCTGGATGAATTCATGGAAGATGCCCGATATAAATATGAAGTGGGAATGAAAGAATTCGTAAATAAACCTTGTCATTCATGGTTTGAATTCGTCTCTCCAAAAATTGCAAAAAGTGCTTTGAAGCTTGATCTTTTAACCAATTTTAAAAAATTTGTAAGAAAATATTTCAGTGATCCGAAGTTGATCACGTTGATGGAATTTCCTGTTATTTTTCTTGGAGCAGCACCCAAAGATATTCCCGCCTTGTACAGTTTAATGAATTATGGCGGATACAAATTGGGAACCTGGTATCCAATGGGAGGTTTTTCAAAAGTAATTGACGCGATGAAAAACGTTGCAGAAAGTCAAGGAGTGAAATTTCATTTTAATTCAAATGTAGAACAAATTATTGTTAAAAATAGTAAAGCTACTTCTCTGTTAGTTAATGAAAAAGAAATCGATTTTGATACAATTATCGCTTCCTCAGATTACCATCACACGGAAAGCAAATTGTTGCCTGAAGAATTTAGAAATTATAAAGAATCGTATTGGGAAAAGCTCACTTTTGCGCCTTCCTGCTTGATTTATTATTTAGGTTTTAAAGAAAAAATTCCAAACCTAAAACATCATACATTGTTTTTTGAAAATGACCTTGACCTTCACACCACAGAAATTTATGAAGATAAAAAATGGCCTACAAAACCATTATTTTATGCTTGTTGTCCTTCAAAAACAGATCCGAATGTAGCGCCTGAAAATTGCGAAAATGTATTTCTTCTCATGCCTGTGGCTACCGGAATAGAAGATTCTGAAATGGAAAGAGAAAAATATTTTCTCGAAATGATCGTAAGACTCGAAAAACATACAGGAATTTCGAATTTATTACCAAAAATAGATTATAAAAAAAGCTATTGTATTAAAGATTTTAAAGAAGATTATAATGCCTATGAAGGCAATGCATATGGGCTTGCCAACACCTTATCACAAACTGCAGTTTTAAAACCGTCACTCAGAAATAAGAAAGTGAAAAACCTTTTTTATACCGGACAGCTTACCGTTCCGGGACCCGGTGTTCCGCCGTCGATTATTTCAGGAAAAATTGCTGCTATCGAAGCTACCAAAACAAATTAA
- a CDS encoding MarR family winged helix-turn-helix transcriptional regulator produces the protein MNFSLVKDVVGLLEQFESENKNSQYSSDVDGFKSWIYNKESMTNNDEADAPYWEGKESGRSPESAISTLLVHLNRYAKTYSKSAISGSDFATQEDFIYLINLKAFGEMTKMELIKKNIQDKPVGMLIITRLIKQGWVHQTDSNDDKRTKLIKITEQGIEALENQMKKIRSATNIVSGNLNYSEKMDLIRILNKLDKFHYPIFNRNIDSKDLISTVYQEYSFEKN, from the coding sequence ATGAATTTCTCCCTTGTCAAAGATGTTGTAGGATTACTAGAGCAGTTTGAGTCTGAAAATAAAAATTCTCAGTATTCTTCTGATGTTGATGGATTCAAATCATGGATCTATAATAAAGAATCTATGACTAATAATGATGAAGCTGATGCTCCTTATTGGGAAGGCAAAGAAAGCGGAAGAAGTCCGGAAAGTGCGATCAGTACTTTATTGGTTCATCTTAACAGATACGCGAAAACGTATTCTAAATCAGCTATTTCTGGTTCTGATTTTGCCACGCAGGAAGATTTTATTTATTTGATCAATTTGAAAGCATTTGGTGAAATGACCAAAATGGAACTCATCAAAAAAAATATTCAGGACAAACCTGTGGGAATGTTGATTATTACCAGATTGATCAAGCAAGGTTGGGTACATCAGACAGATTCAAACGATGACAAAAGAACGAAACTCATAAAAATTACAGAACAAGGAATCGAAGCGTTGGAAAACCAAATGAAAAAGATCCGAAGCGCAACAAATATAGTTTCAGGCAATCTAAATTATTCTGAAAAGATGGATCTTATTCGTATTCTGAACAAATTAGACAAATTTCACTATCCCATTTTTAATCGAAATATAGACAGTAAAGATTTGATCAGCACTGTTTATCAGGAATATTCATTTGAAAAAAATTAA
- a CDS encoding response regulator transcription factor, which translates to MEIPIENKEITFLLADDHSIVRHGMAFTINEIFPNATIHHTSSLQKVVEEVTSKEIEIAIIDAHFPDGNSIHILSDIKNAKPNIKILIFSGLEEELHALKFINAGANGFLSKLSEEEEVRQALLSIANKGEYISAVSQNLLVKFANDPNSMNPLHHLTKRELQIAEMYADGFGNLEIANNLDIKQNTVSTIKKNIFDKLKIENLVELIDIIKTHHKI; encoded by the coding sequence ATGGAAATACCAATTGAAAATAAAGAAATTACGTTCCTTTTAGCAGACGATCACAGCATTGTGCGACATGGAATGGCGTTTACAATCAATGAAATTTTTCCAAATGCTACCATTCATCATACTTCCTCTTTACAGAAAGTGGTGGAAGAAGTGACTTCAAAAGAAATAGAAATTGCTATTATTGATGCCCATTTTCCCGACGGAAACAGTATTCATATTTTATCAGACATAAAAAATGCAAAACCGAATATTAAAATCTTGATCTTTTCCGGTCTTGAAGAAGAACTTCATGCCCTTAAATTCATCAATGCAGGAGCCAACGGTTTTTTGAGCAAATTAAGTGAAGAAGAAGAGGTAAGACAGGCTCTTCTAAGCATTGCTAATAAAGGTGAATATATTTCTGCTGTTTCTCAGAATTTGTTGGTGAAATTCGCCAATGATCCGAATTCTATGAATCCTCTTCATCATCTAACGAAAAGAGAATTACAGATCGCTGAAATGTATGCAGATGGATTTGGTAACCTCGAAATTGCCAATAATCTTGATATAAAGCAGAATACAGTAAGTACGATCAAGAAAAATATATTCGACAAACTGAAAATAGAAAATCTTGTTGAGCTTATTGATATCATCAAGACCCATCACAAAATATAG
- a CDS encoding sensor histidine kinase, with amino-acid sequence MKYKFLNFKLRKIVHYSLILCILLIQVIIAVFFYNEFINEKKLKFIENQLKESRELEGMTDNSRRDFMDAQNHLQRYMISEDDKDLKLYFESLTKLKNNFDKIDENESIAPKLKSKFNLQKKDTLKITKLKTLIDSVYKYSQNPPPKIEDKQYNIEKYKVKNNFDDIDIETRTYSDTIKKKGFVGRLRDAIAGKVDVQKESTVITLKNKKAVDLSSLKSEMKDAIKSMEKHYTTEIKKIQLSTVRDQHDSRQFYGSFNKLLIYSNGLIDVYGNAIKEFKSDLEKEYNKQKLINNEIRTYLVLGLMILMFIVSILIMYFTRVAFIYEWKLNAANKEIKNNLNFKNRILGMLSHELRSPLKIINIFIDKINRTTKDETIKEYLKSIKFTNSTLLIQSNQILEYTKNQNADQKLVKNVFNLKDEINSIVTAITPYLETRNNKFVVNDGIPTGTVVYSDNIKINQIFMNILGNANKFTENGQIDLTMSTEAIGKNRISLLTTVGDTGAGISESDLKNIFEPYYQGMVSSEIDNLGAGLGLNLCKEIIELFNGEISIESKLGEGTKVTFRINLNIDNNGNTN; translated from the coding sequence ATGAAATATAAATTCTTAAATTTTAAGTTGAGGAAAATTGTTCATTACTCATTGATCCTGTGTATTTTACTAATACAGGTGATTATCGCTGTGTTTTTTTACAATGAGTTTATCAATGAGAAAAAACTGAAATTTATCGAGAATCAATTGAAGGAAAGTCGTGAATTGGAAGGAATGACCGATAATTCAAGAAGAGACTTTATGGATGCACAAAATCATCTTCAGAGATATATGATTAGTGAGGATGACAAAGACTTAAAATTATACTTTGAATCGCTTACAAAGCTTAAAAATAATTTTGATAAGATTGATGAAAATGAAAGCATAGCTCCAAAGCTGAAAAGTAAATTTAATCTACAGAAAAAAGATACTCTTAAAATTACGAAGCTAAAGACATTGATAGATTCCGTATATAAATATTCTCAAAATCCTCCTCCAAAGATTGAAGATAAACAGTATAATATTGAAAAATATAAAGTTAAAAACAATTTTGATGATATTGATATTGAAACACGTACTTACTCTGACACGATAAAGAAAAAAGGGTTTGTAGGACGTTTACGAGATGCAATCGCGGGTAAAGTTGATGTACAAAAAGAAAGTACGGTGATTACTTTAAAGAATAAAAAAGCAGTGGATCTCTCTAGCTTAAAATCCGAAATGAAGGATGCCATAAAGTCTATGGAAAAACATTATACAACTGAAATTAAGAAGATTCAATTGTCTACAGTTAGAGATCAGCATGATAGCAGACAGTTTTATGGTAGTTTTAATAAGTTGCTGATTTACAGCAACGGATTGATAGATGTCTATGGAAATGCGATCAAAGAATTCAAATCAGATCTGGAAAAAGAATACAACAAACAGAAGCTGATTAATAATGAAATCCGAACCTATTTGGTGCTTGGATTAATGATCCTGATGTTCATTGTCTCGATTTTGATCATGTATTTTACAAGAGTCGCATTTATCTATGAATGGAAATTAAACGCTGCAAACAAGGAAATTAAAAACAATCTTAATTTTAAAAATAGAATCTTAGGAATGTTAAGCCATGAATTAAGATCACCATTAAAAATCATCAATATTTTCATTGATAAAATCAACAGAACGACAAAAGACGAGACGATAAAAGAATATCTTAAATCGATAAAATTTACCAACAGTACTTTGTTGATTCAGTCTAATCAGATTTTAGAGTATACAAAAAATCAGAATGCGGATCAGAAATTGGTGAAGAATGTTTTTAATCTTAAAGACGAAATCAATTCAATTGTGACGGCAATCACGCCTTATTTGGAAACGAGAAATAATAAATTTGTGGTAAATGATGGAATACCTACGGGAACAGTTGTATATTCAGATAATATAAAAATCAACCAGATTTTCATGAACATTCTGGGAAATGCCAACAAATTTACCGAAAACGGACAGATTGATCTTACCATGTCAACTGAAGCTATCGGCAAAAATAGAATTTCACTGCTGACAACAGTAGGAGATACGGGCGCAGGAATTTCAGAATCGGATCTTAAAAATATTTTTGAACCTTATTATCAAGGAATGGTTTCTAGTGAAATCGATAACCTTGGAGCAGGACTTGGGTTGAATTTATGTAAGGAAATTATAGAACTTTTTAATGGCGAAATATCTATCGAAAGCAAATTAGGTGAAGGCACAAAAGTGACATTCAGGATCAATTTAAATATCGACAACAATGGAAATACCAATTGA